A stretch of the Malus sylvestris chromosome 10, drMalSylv7.2, whole genome shotgun sequence genome encodes the following:
- the LOC126586666 gene encoding uncharacterized protein LOC126586666, producing the protein MGKKKSKDGDGGRPRTESEHSPSTIFVSNLPFSFTKSQLEETFSDIGPIRRCFLVMKKGSTEHRGFGFVQFAVIEDANRAVELKNGLSIGGRKIAAKHAMHRAPLEQRRPKTNQGIDVDETVKTENDKDSENPQGEKDASKSQERVVTLEKNTKKPVKTRKTAALSNDQVAKVGGSEKQRVARTVIFGGLLNAGMAEDVHRRAREIGDVCSITYPLPKEELEQHGLVQDGCKMDASSVLYNSVRSAHASVSMLHQKEIKGGIVWARQLGGEGSKTQKWKLIVRNLPFKAKENEIKDMFSSAGFVWDVFIPHNPNTGLSKGFAFVKFTGKQDAENAIKKLNGQMLHKRSIAVDWAVSKKIYGSGNNALASADGQEDERNGESDSSSDDFEDDAGDVGKKSHHHDGADNALDDNTIEKKDVPTEINFEEEADIARKVLKNFITPSGIATPDDDSTLPKRNKESSIDMSVDKPKKLSSETTKASEIDKPGKKSKTTASNLIDESVDEPNRPKKLSSEITKASEFDKPGNKSKTTASNLIDESVDEPNNSSLETAKASDVTEPGKLSTSTVPNLEQADEVEDLHRTIFISNLPFEITNEDVKQRFSTFGKVDSFVPVLHPVTKRPKGSGFLRFKTKDGASSAVSAGNAESGSGITLKGRQLTVLQALDKKSAHDKELNVAKKEDLDHRNLYLAKEGLVLEGTPAAKGVSASDMLKRQMAERSKMSKLQSPNFHVSKTRIVIKNLPKSMNEKELKRLCIDAVTSRATKQKPVIRQIKFLEDVKKGKLNTKNHSRGAAFVEFTEHQHALVALRVLNNNPGTFGPDHRPIVEFALDNVQKLKLRNAKIQGQQNAARRNPGVQQKDGSNRPDADPSKKFNKRKQSVDEQSLDEPVPNKEDEEENRVGDGTATDQLRAPKRQKQGPFGKEKNISSTKVSGGSTENSESSKHEPNNHQDGAKPGGRGRSFGRESMAIDAQKSKSVGKANVQPQKRKLQAQKEVEGGENETRRKRPKKNKDPLGRDVVDKLDLLIEQYRSKYSQRSSAQTDGEKQGSKKLRKWFQS; encoded by the exons ATGgggaagaagaaaagcaaagatGGCGATGGCGGCCGACCGAGAACCGAAAGCGAGCACTCCCCCTCCACCATCTTCGTCTCCAATCTCCCCTTTTCTTTCACCAAATCTCAG CTGGAAGAGACGTTCAGCGACATTGGACCGATTAGGCGGTGCTTTTTGGTTATGAAGAAGG GGTCAACTGAGCACCgtggttttggttttgttcaATT TGCTGTCATAGAAGATGCTAATCGTGCTGTTGAGCTAAAGAATGGTTTGTCCATTGGAGGTCGAAAAATTGCAGCTAAACATGCCATGCATCGTGCTCCGCTTGAACAACGAAGGCCAAAGACTAATCAAG GAATTGACGTGGATGAGACCGTGAAAACAGAAAATGACAAGGATAGTGAAAATCCCCAAGGGGAAAAGGATGCTTCAAAATCTCAGGAAAGAG ttgttactttggaaaaaaatacaaagaaacCCGTGAAGACTAGAAAAACAGCAGCACTGAGTAATGATCAAGTGGCAAAAGTGGGTGGTTCAGAAAAGCAGAG GGTTGCTAGAACTGTCATATTTGGTGGTCTTCTTAATGCTGGTATGGCAGAAGATGTTCATCGCAGAGCTAGGGAGATTGGGGACGTATGTTCCATCACTTATCCTCTTCCCAAAGAAGAGCTTGAACAACATG GTCTTGTGCAAGATGGATGCAAAATGGATGCTTCATCTGTACTTTATAACAGTGTCAGATCAGCTCATGCTTCTGTTTCTATGTTACaccaaaaagaaataaaaggcgGCATTGTTTGGGCACGTCAGTTGGGTGGGGAG GGTTCCAAGACTCAGAAGTGGAAGCTCATTGTTAGAAATCTTCCTTTCAAG GCCAAAGAGAATGAAATAAAAGACATGTTTTCATCAGCAGGGTTTGTATGGGATGTTTTTATTCCCCATAATCCTAACACAGG GTTATCTAAAGGTTTTGCATTTGTCAAATTCACAGGCAAACAGGATGCGGAAAAT gCAATAAAAAAGCTAAATGGACAAATGCTTCATAAAAGATCCATAGCTGTTGACTGGGCTGTTTCAAAGAAGATATATGGTAGTGGCAATAATGCCCTTGCTTCAGCAGATG GACAAGAGGATGAAAGAAATGGGGAAAGTGACAGTAGCAGTGATGATTTTGAGGATGATGCTGGGGATGTCGGTAAAAAATCCCACCACCATGATGGAGCAGACAATGCTCTAGATGACAACACCATAGAGAAAAAGGACGTCCCTActgaaattaattttgaagaGGAAGCAGACATTGCAAGGAAAGTTCTAAAAAACTTCATCACACCCTCTGGTATAGCAACTCCTGATGATGATTCCACACTGCCCAAAAGGAATAAGGAGTCATctattgatatgtctgttgacaaGCCTAAGAAATTGTCTTCTGAGACTACAAAAGCATCAGAGATTGATAAGCCTGGAAAGAAAAGCAAAACCACGGCATCAAATCTTATCGATGAATCTGTTGATGAGCCTAATAGGCCGAAGAAATTGTCTTCTGAGATTACAAAAGCATCAGAGTTTGATAAGCCTGGAAATAAAAGCAAAACCACGGCATCAAATCTTATTGATGAATCTGTTGATGAGCCTAATAACTCATCTCTTGAGACTGCAAAAGCATCAGACGTTACTGAGCCTGGAAAGTTAAGTACAAGCACGGTACCAAATCTTGAACAGGCAGACGAAGTAGAAGATTTGCATAGAACAATTTTCATAAGCAATCTTCCTTTTGAGATCACTAATGAAGATGTCAAAcaaaggttttctacctttGGGAAAGTTGACTCTTTTGTCCCAGTCCTTCATCCAGTCACCAA GCGACCCAAAGGATCTGGCTTTCTCAGGTTCAAAACAAAAGATGGAGCCAGTTCTGCCGTTTCAGCTGGGAATGCGGAATCTGGCTCGGGAATTACTCTGAAAGGTAGACAATTAACAGTGTTGCAGGCTTTGGATAAAAAGTCAGCTCATGATAAGGAATTAAATGTGGCCAAGAAAGAGGACCTAGACCACCGCAATCTCTATCTAGCAAAG GAAGGTCTTGTTCTTGAGGGAACTCCAGCTGCAAAAGGGGTTTCAGCTAGTGATATGTTGAAACGCCAAAT GGCGGAGAGAAGCAAGATGTCGAAGCTTCAATCTCCAAATTTTCACGTTTCCAAGACGAGAATAGTTATAAAAAATTTGCCAAAGTCCATGAATGAAAAGGAACTAAAAAGACTTTGTATTGATGCAGTTACCTCACGAGCTACAAAACAAAAACCTGTTATTCGCCAG ATAAAGTTCTTGGAGGATGTGAAGAAAGGAAAGCTAAACACAAAGAATCACTCTCGTGGAGCTGCTTTTGTTGAGTTTACGGAGCATCAGCATGCACTAGTGGCCCTCAGAGTTCTGAACAACAATCCTG GAACTTTTGGTCCTGATCATCGCCCAATTGTGGAGTTTGCACTGGATAATGTCCAGAAATTGAAATTACGAAATGCTAAGATTCAAGGGCAGCAGAATGCAGCTCGTCGTAATCCAGGTGTACAGCAAAAGGATGGCTCAAATAGACCAGATGCTGATCCAAGCAAGAAGTTCAACAAACGGAAACAAAGTGTTGACGAGCAAAGTCTGGATGAACCAGTACCAAataaagaagatgaagaggaaAACAGGGTTGGTGATGGAACTGCCACTGACCAACTGAGAGCTCCTAAGAGGCAGAAACAGGGTCCGTTTGGAAAGGAAAAGAATATCTCATCAACAAAAGTATCAGGAGGCTCAACAGAGAATTCGGAAAGCTCAAAACATGAACCAAACAATCATCAAGATGGCGCAAAGCCTGGTGGTCGTGGGAGATCATTCGGACGTGAATCCATGGCCATTGATGCACAAAAATCAAAATCCGTGGGAAAGGCAAATGTACAACCTCAAAAGAGGAAGCTGCAAGCGCAGAAAGAAGTAGAGGGCGGAGAGAATGAAACGAGGAGAAAAAggccaaagaaaaataaagaccCATTAGGGCGGGACGTTGTGGATAAACTCGACCTGCTGATCGAACAAtatagatccaagtactcacaACGGAGCTCCGCCCAAACGGATGGCGAAAAGCAAGGTTCCAAGAAGCTTAGAAAATGGTTCCAATCATAA